CATGTTCATTTTAAAAAAGGGAAAGAGTATTGTTTGGCTAGTCACGTGGATGAGTTGGGCATCACTTATCTCTTATATAAGTCCAAAATATTTTTGTGAACATGCAAGTGTCACATAAGAAGTACTTTTACACTGttacacatacatacatacatacatacaaatATTTAAGCCCTCCTTAATTCTCTTCTCCCCTCATTTCATTTCTGAAGTCTATAAAAAAGCTGAGCACCTTTGCGTTTGAATTTAGAAATCGAGAAAATTGGATAGAATATGGAGAATGGGAATGGAGTGCGCATAGATACACCATCAACAATAACAATTAAGGGGATTCTTGGATTGTTAATGGCGAatgctgatgaaaggagaatgATTTCATTAGGAATGGGTGACCCTACTACTTTTTCTTGTTTTCGTACCACTGCTGTTGCTCAAGATTCTGTTATTGATTCTATTCGTTCCAATAAGTTCAATGGCTATTCTCCTACTATTGGTCTTCCTCAAACTAGATTGTAAGTCTTCTTCAATTAACATAGCCTTTTTTGTTGGAATTTTGGTATCACTTGGATTGTTAATACTCTGTTAATTTGGTTTCGTAGTCTTCTTCACCGACGTCTTACACTCCCTCATACGGGTTCTGTAGTTTGGTTTCGTTCATTTTTATCAGTtaatttagacaggaatgtacTCACCACCATGTCAATTTGATGTGGAATGAACCACGTTCATTAGTTAGTACTCCCTTACCTCTCATTTATTTGTAGTTTCATTTTGGGACGTATTATTTCATTTCTTTAtattccaaaaatagtaaaattttaGGACATAAATATTAACATCCACTACACTTTATAAATTTAATACTAATTGGTCCAATCACTATCCTCATTTTTCactataaatttaattttttttacccAATATTAAGAATTGGGTGAGACGGGGGAGTACAATCTTAATTACCATGTCAATTCAGGTGGAATAAGCCAAGTTCACTAGTTAGTACAATTTAAAGCTTGCATGTTAAATCTAAACTGTTAGAGCATGTCCAATGGTGTGTAATATTTATAATATGACACAAAAACTAAAATTTGTTAATCCAGTGGTCTTGGAACCATTGGCTTTGTTTTTATACCCTGTTATATTTTCTTATTTGTCGTTTCTTTTGTAACAGGGCAATTGCAGGATACTTATCCCGTAATCTTCCATATAAGTTATTGCAGGATGATGTTTATGTCACATCTGGTTGCACACAAGCTATTGAACTAGCATTGTCCATTCTTGCTCGGCCCGGTGCAAATATCTTGGTTCCAAGACCAGGTTTTCCAATATATGAACTTTGTGCTGCTTTTAGACATCTTGAAATCCGCCATTATGACCTTCTTCCAGAGAAGGGCTGGGAGGTTGATCTTAAAGCTGTTGAAGCTCTTGCTGATCACCAAACTGTTGCAGTGGTCATTATAAACCCTGGAAATCCCTGCGGCAATGTGTACAGTTATCAACATTTAAAGAAGGTTAGTACTCGGGTAGAATACTTTAATGCTAGTCGTGAACAGGTAGAGTACTTAAGGGTAGTTAGTTCCGATTGAAGCCTCAAACTTAGTTTAAGCTTCACAAAGAATACTGCAGTTAGCATTGCCACTGCTTAATCTCTTTTTTTATGTTTGCATGTAGATTGCTGAAACTGCAGCAAAACTCAAACTCCCTGTTATTGCTGATGAAGTTTATGGGCATCTAGCTTTTGGGGATAATCCTTTTGTGCCTATGGGAGTTTTTGGATCCACTGTCACTGTCCTTACTCTAGGGTCTTTATCGAAGAGATGGATGGTGCCTGGTTGGCGACTTGGTTGGTTTGTTACGTGTGATCCCCATGGCTTCTTCAAAACACCAAAGGTTTGCAAATAGTGTACTATCGGATGTTGTTTATTAGACTGTTCATATTGTTGAAGCTTATGTATGTTCAAGTATTGGAGTCAATATGTGCATTTAGATATTTCTGTACACAGATGATTAACTTGTAAATTTTTTACTGCGGCTTGAAGAAGAAAACAGAGCTGCTTATTTTCCTGATTTTGGGTCGTAACACCTACATTTGATACTGTAACAAGTCATTATCTGGACTCTGAGAACTGTTTTGTGgagttttattatattttatccATCATTTCAGATTTGTTTCAAGAATATTGAGAGCCAAATACCCAACTCACAAATATTTGCTGATATTAAGAATAGAAATTTGCAGATGATATGACAATTCCAGGATAATAAGCTGCAAATTCAGTTCCCTAATACTTTCACCTCTCTTCTTTTTCAGACTATTGAGCGTATAAAAAAGTACTGCGATATTTGTGGTGGTCCTGCAACTTTCATACAGGTTTGAAGCGAACTTCTTAGTTACTCTTATCCTGATAAGTCTAATTGTAAAGCACAACAATTTGCTTAATAGATTAAGCAAAACGCGAGATACTTGGTTCTGGGGCAAAACATTTGGCATCTTAGTCAAACTGTAAGGCGTTGCTGGCGCAAACCCACGGTCACATAGTTAAGAGCCTTGCGCTCTGCAAAATCAGTTGATGCGGCCCCTTTGTATAAACTTAAGAAGCCTACTGATAGATGTACCAGCTGGCAACTATATTgttgttaaaagattttaaaTGCAATACACTAACCATGTTACAGAAAAATTTAACgatttcacatttttaatctttCCGCTAACTGTTTTTAGCATACCTTATGCTTTATGCATTCTACCTAAACACATTACTACATTGCATGCTCTCAGGATTCGTCCTCCAGTAAATTGCACTCAACCTGCTAGCCACATATTCATTTTCTACATTGCATGAAAATTAGTTATATATGTATTAAACTCACTTTTAATAGCAAATGTTGCTTCTGTATATTTTAGGCTGCTGTTCCTCGTATTCTTGAGCAAACCGAAGATGTCTTCCATAAGAGAACCATTAGCATGCTTAAGCAGGCTGCAGATTTATGTTGCAAGAAGATAAAGGAAATTCCTTGCATTACATGTCCACAGAAACCACAAGGATCGATGGCTTTAATGGTAGGGAACCAACTTTTTGCAATACATAACACCTAGAAGATGGCATTGTTTACTTGCtgaattaattacttaatttTTAGGTAAAGCTGAATCTTTCCAAACTAGAGGATATTACTGATGATATTGACTTCTGTTTTAAGCTGGCCCAAGAAGAATCTGTGATCATTCTTCCTGGTAAGAAACAGCTAGTGACTGTCTAGAAATCAAGTAAAGCACGTCTAGTTACTATTCACTGCATGTAAGATAATCTTGTTTGCTTGTACGAATCTTGCAGGACTCACAGTTGGGCTGAAAAACTGGGTCCGCATAACCTTTGCTGCTGATCCAGCATCACTCGAAGAAGCATTTGATAGAGTGAAGTCATTCTCTCAAAGGCACACGAAGAAACTAACAGAACAATAATGATTTAAGGTGTGCATCCAATGTTATATGTATTATTATACATGCCCACGGTTCCGGACTTCCGGTCCAAAGAACACCTTTGGAGATCCATTTGTCATGCTGGTCAGGGCCTATACTTGTAAATGTATTCTTAGTTATTAGTGATAAAACTGTATCTGCTGAGAGGGGGTAACTATATTAGGCCCGTTATTTTGTAGAGCACTTGGAGTTATACAAGGGCAATTACAACTACAGCAATAAGAATAAAGATTAATTTTCTAATCGGAGAATTTTTAAGAATATATGGAGGTAATGATTTTTTTTTgagaatttaccaaaaatacaatttttgtcAGATTCGTTCATGTGAGAATCTAGCAGATTTATTCACAAAAGCGCTCCCTTCAACTCCTTTCGAGGAATTAGTACACAAAATTGGGATACGTaaattttgagatttacattAAAATCAGGGGTTACATGATACTTCTTTCATATTAAAATATGTACAACacatgtactctttttccttcactAGAGTTTTTCTCATTAGACTTTTCCTAGTAAGATTTTAATGAGGCATGATATTTGTATGTGTCATGCAATGAGCAGTGTTATGTATATTAGTGGATGACCCTTAAATATTCCAAACTCCAACTTTTGATCTTTCACCTCCATGTAACTTAGATCTTAGGCTCTACAATTCCatgtaactacatcacacaaataactccaccTTTGGAGATCCATTTGTCATGCTGGTCAGGGCCTATACTTGTAAATGTATTCTTAGTTATTAGTGATAAAACTGTATCTGCTGAGAGGGGGTAACTATATTAGGCCCGTTATTTTGTAGAGCACTTGGAGTTATACAAGGGCAATTACAACTACAGCAATAACAATAAAGATTAATTTTCTAATCGGAGAATTTTTAAGAATATATGGAGGTAATGATTTATTTTgagaatttaccaaaaatacaatttttgtcAGATTCGTTCATGTGAGAATCTAGCAGATTTATTCACAAAGGCGCTCCCTTCAACTCCTTTCGAGGAATTAGTACACAAGATTGGGATGCGTAAATTTCGAGATTTACGTTGAAATGAGGGGTTACATGATACTTCTTTCATATTAAAATATGTACAACacatgtactctttttccttcactAGAGTTTTTCTCATTATACTTTTCCTAGTAAGGTTTTAATGAGGCATGATATTTGTATGTGTCATGCAATGAGGAGTGTTATGTATATTAGTGGATGATCCTTAAATATTCCAAACTCCAACTTTTGATCTTTCACCTCTATGTAACTTAGATCTTTGGCTTTACAATTCCATATCTGTTGAGTTTTCAAATACATGTAACTCATCTCTTGTAGGCCTATAAATAGACCTTATACTTGAGTGTAATACACAagattaattaaaatatattgtTCTCTCTACTCTATATGCTCCATATAGTGTAATCTATATTAATACGTAACAGAAGCAGGTTTTTAAGTACAAGTTTTTATTATGATACCTATTATGTTCACAGAGTCATTTTGATCAAGTCCTAACATGAATACCGTCAAGGTGCAGATATTATTAGTTAAAGTAAGTTTGTATGCCAGCTTAACTAAATAAAAATTTATCCATGTACGGTTGTATTTGGATACACCTGTCAAACAGGTAGTTACATTCATCTATCACAACGAGGTTAAATGTTAATCGTGTTTAAAAAGATTGAATACCAAAATTCAACTCAAATCATATTATTACAAGTAGGGGCGTGGCTCGTGTTGAAATGGGCGGTTCACGCACAAAACCCTAACTCAACTCATTTAATTCAATTTTATTCACTTTTAACCagattaaagtttgatttgaatttTTTCGGGCTGGGTCAGGATCGGTTCTAGGAAGGGAGGGTCGGTTAGGATGGGTATTgtataaaattatgaaattttctAATATATCTTGAGATACGTAGTCAATTTTATATTTTACAAATATACtgtaattatattaaaattacatGAGTTTACGTGCACCAATGTCAAACATGACAATTAtgcttaaataataatttatgtgTACTCAATGATTTAATTTAATAAAACTTATTTGACGTCATTTAAATGTAAATTATTTTTTTACTAAACTTTAAAATTACTATATGCATTTTATGGTATAGatattaattcaaattttatgaaataaaatCTAATAAAAGAAAGTTTGGTTCATGAGAATCATATATAATGTTACAAAATTACCGAACAATATAAGATAAgtcaaaaaaaaatatttccctcttttttaatcataaatatatataagggGGCTGCTCAAATAAAAACTGtcttaaaataaaaactagaaattaAGGCTCAGCCCATTAAATTTAGGTCATCGCCCACTATCCTCTTTTTCGTTAGCCCAGTAGTCTCCTTTCTCAGTAGCGTGACATAATAGAtacaatatatacacacaacacTAATCGACTACTCCTTCATTTTTCTATCACCAATTCAGCACAGTTAAACGAAAAATTACTAATTTTTATCATAAATCCTGGATTTACACAAATTGTTCACCAACTCTTCTGAGATTAAACTGAAATCactattttatataataaaaattacTGAAATATCGGGTAAACACTAAAATCACTAATTTATCTTACAAAAATCACTAATATATGCTATAAAAATCATTAATTTATACTATAAAAATCATTAAAATTGATACAGAGTTATTACATATTAAACACAGCCATTATAACAGTATCGACTATCTCACCGTCGACACGACCATAATATCAAACATAAATCACTAACTTTAACTATTAGTACAATGATCACTATATGTAGAGAGATGTGGGAATAATAGATAGGTCATTGAAAACAAAAAAATTAGAGAACATGAAAGGAGGAATATGAAGGGAGGAATATATTTGATAAATGGAGAGGAACCATATAGATCACAATGGGGGTGGAGGTGATGGAGGCGGTAGGGGTGGGGTAATGAGGTAAGTTCAAGTATGTGGTTTTGGAGAAGTGTCGGGTTGAGTACACTGAAATTGAAAGGAAAGTGGGTGGATAGTACTAAATAAgggttgttaggaatatgttgtgaacttgatgataagttaaacaaaacaccttagtagatttaacttagtgaattctgtagcactcgacggatgatctaatatagtcccgacggatgaactttatagaCCCGGcggatgacaaattgacatccatcgagtgagtagcttatgtaataaataagtactgtagcacatttctgcaaacaacatatattagtcaagtagattgcgtagggttttctaagtcatgttgactactagattgatatgcagaataggttggttaattgtaaatatgagatgtcttgtaattctgtataagtaaaatagagtcaagtggtagatagactcccgacggatgatctacaagactcctgacggatgatcaacaaagctcccgacagatgacaaacatagtcccgacggatgatcaaattcaaatagatgttgacagtgacaacatagtcacaggcgttgggtgtttgcaaaaggaatgtgccatcctgttaagcaggattttgaggacaaagaagcattatcatttccatgcaaatgtggagatattcaaagatgctggaatagagtagtgaagtagcatggagttagactagatatattttgttttattatattgtcttattgtcatgtaaacttggtgatatataaaccaagtgtagcaagtagaataaataACTAAGCAAATACAATTTTTCAGAGAAATATATCAAGTTGTATTCTGTAAGTATTTCTCTGAAGTTTAAttattcaaacttgtaagcagctgtgagctattcaaaacTTCACAAagttctcaatttgatatatatatatatatatatatctggtagatacattcaaatccaccagaaagttttaaagccttgtgttttattacttagtattttgatttcAACTATCTTTCCATTTCGCatagcaaatcaaacactgttatacgtattaagttagaacatttttaaaatcttaaaaagtagccagaattacatcaactcccccttctgtaattcttgttgtattgttagggaataacaattagtatcagagcaagctcttgaagaataaaaagtataaagatcacaacaaacaacaagatgaataaaaaggatgttggagtaaagattccatttctggacaaagaaactatcaccactggaaggtgaagatgaacctacatcttctttcccaagatgaggcctatgtggactgcatagagagaggtcctcatgtaccaatgagagctgcaaccgGCAATGAGCCATCtattccaaaacctaggcatgaatggtcaccctgatattgagcaagtcaggaaggataagaaggccatgaatatattgttcaatggagttgatggtgatatgtttgataacatcattaattgtaaaatagccaaagaggtttTTGACACAATacaaattatctgtgatggtactgagcaagtaagggagaacaagatgcagctactgattgagcaatatgagcatttctactatgaagaaagtgagtctctcactgatatatttaatagatttcaaaagctactaaatgctctgaagttgcatggaagagtttatcaaacaaaagactctaacctcaagttccttagatctcttccaaaggagtggaagccagtgacagtctcattgagaaatttataggattacaaggagttcaccttggagagactatatgccatcctaaaaacctatgagcttgaaatagagtaagatgaaaagatggagaaaagaaggaagaaaggagggtccatagctctggttgctgagttagagaaggagaaagagatgaaggtaaaagctgttgagtctacatcaaaggtctgtgaaagcaagggtaaagggctggtaactgaaaatgaagatcatttgagccaagatgacatggatcatattgatgaacatctagcattattatccagaagatttgtcaagctcaaattcaaaaagaattttggagcagctaagccaaacaaaaacatggttgataagtcaaaagtcaagtgtttcaaatgtggcttggcgggtcattttgctagtgaatgtagaaagtctgattccagcaaaaagaagtttgagcctgttgattataaacagaaatactttgagttgctcaaacaaaaggaacaaggtatggaagctggtacccaaacctaaaggaaagaatccagtCACAGCTAAAGTGGATTTTTTGAACACTAGACTGCAAGCtgtggaagcctctctaacaacCATTCATATTCATCAAGCACAACAAATTCAGTTGCTACAAAAACTCGTGGCTacacaaacttctacctccactctacttgatgattacaaaagGGGGGAGAAAGAATCATCAATTCAAGTTAGTCAAGCAGAGCCAACTAGTGAGGGGGAACATGTGGTACATGTTCAAATAGgccaagtaattgttccagaaattactctgccaaagccaccagtattggacaacattaatctgatccaaatagcagctgctaaacttgagtcaaagacaaatcccaagatgcttgatgttgcaacAATTGATAAGGAACTAGATgagaaatggaagaagattgatgcagctattcaggagaaatttggtcagctacagaagccagacaagacctttcatcaccattctcaagtTAAACACATCTCAGTGCATGAAAGGAGTCTAGGCAACTTGGAAAAGGCCAAACttcttgcatcaaatctctaaAGGCAAATCTATtcttgaagcctaaaagaaactactcaaagttctcagacaaaaatcctgtggatcttgtgtttgaaacacctaggccagatgaacaGAAGCTGTaggctaggtcaattgcatttttcaaggatccaactgattcattacttaaaagaagaattgccaaaatctacagaaatggtaaggaaatctgtgtggtggctggacaccctctgtttgtggaagctaagaaggaagaaaaagaaaggatcaagcaAGAAAAAAAAGCAGgttgctctagatgctaagaagctcaaacaaaagaaggagcaagctgctatcttggccaaacttcaagctgtgaagactacaacagAGATTTTcgcacaaccatctgtgattaCTGAAGCTAAAGATCAtaaagtgttagatatatttgagatgtcatgtctaatataatttgtgtttagttttcagaacttaacaactgGACATATcagacttactgaaatcaggacttactgaagtcagagcttaatatcagaacttaagatacaTATCaatacttaagtgcgggaagactttcagttaaggaatgaagctgatttacaggagaagatatggactaaaacaatagaagatatgcatggaaagagttagaggactagaagacttgtagaagatatctgattgatatattttaggagacagaattatattccatatcaataagaagttatcttgtaactgtgtactataaaaacacagacttagggtttacactatatgtgttatcattatcgagaagattatacattgtaacctaacagctcttagtgatatttattcaccactgagagagaacaacagttcatattgtaacatagtttatttgaatatacttgatctttgttacatacttgtgttgaaatcgatttgattgtataaacactgtattcaacccccttctacagtgttgtgtgacctaacaagtggtatcagacaTCTTCTGTTAAcaaacatacagtaaagatccaaacaatcatgtctaaagaaacacaaaccccaactaaacccaccaaaactcaagaaactcaaaacactcaaacccacagtcgatatgagactattagggttcccatactgagaccttctgagtatcccatatggaaagtgaagatggctatgtttctggaagctacagatccagaataccttgacagaattaatgaaggaccgtataagcctaccaagctctctgttgcagttgctgatcaaccagcaaagtccataccaaaggagaaaggtgattacacagctgaagacatctcatctattgccaaggatgcaagggtaaggcatttgatgcatagtgccattgataatgtcatgtcaaacagggtaattggatgcaagattacaaaggagatatgggatgctttggagacaagatgccagggactgatgcaatcaaaaagaacaggaggactatactcactcaagagtatgagcactttgactcaaaagctgatgagtcattaactgacttatatgacaggtttgtcaaactcttgaatgatctatcactggtggacaaggaatatgatcttgaagattcaaatctaaaattccttttagctcttcctgaaaattaagatttgaagtctactaccatacgagacaactatgaccttactgaaactactcttgatgaaatttatggtatgctcaagacttatgaacttgagatggatcaaaggagcaagaggcatggaagaaagtcaaggacagttactcttaaaactgaggaggaatctcctaaagtggttgcctcaaagaggggcaaaggaaaggctctcatcaaaaagtctgattcagagtcatcatattctgatgatgatgattcagaaactgaaagtttacctgaaatggatgttgatgcagagatgatgcaactgtgtgctcttatggtgaagggtatcacaaagatagcctacaggaaattcagaaagggcaagaagttttcctggaaaagtggaagttctgataagaaagggttcagaaagtctgaaggcaaaggaggaaagtctgacaaaggagataactcaaatgtcaaatgctacaattgtggtgaaagacGCCACATATCTCTtaactgcaagaaaggaaaaagtgacaaaggcaaggcacttgtcacaaagaagaaaagctggatagacacttcagattctgaacatgaggtgaactatgccttgatggtaaatgctgatagcagtactgaaatTGCTGAATTGAAGGTATCTCAAACAAcgtatgcttttcatactgatgatattactgagttgagattatatcttaaaaccatgttcattagttatagagatcagactttaacatgtgaaagattaacatctaaaaatcttgcttttaaaaacataaatgactatttagaaaatgagttagtttttcttca
The sequence above is drawn from the Apium graveolens cultivar Ventura chromosome 2, ASM990537v1, whole genome shotgun sequence genome and encodes:
- the LOC141707980 gene encoding putative aminotransferase TAT2: MENGNGVRIDTPSTITIKGILGLLMANADERRMISLGMGDPTTFSCFRTTAVAQDSVIDSIRSNKFNGYSPTIGLPQTRLAIAGYLSRNLPYKLLQDDVYVTSGCTQAIELALSILARPGANILVPRPGFPIYELCAAFRHLEIRHYDLLPEKGWEVDLKAVEALADHQTVAVVIINPGNPCGNVYSYQHLKKIAETAAKLKLPVIADEVYGHLAFGDNPFVPMGVFGSTVTVLTLGSLSKRWMVPGWRLGWFVTCDPHGFFKTPKTIERIKKYCDICGGPATFIQAAVPRILEQTEDVFHKRTISMLKQAADLCCKKIKEIPCITCPQKPQGSMALMVKLNLSKLEDITDDIDFCFKLAQEESVIILPGLTVGLKNWVRITFAADPASLEEAFDRVKSFSQRHTKKLTEQ